The proteins below are encoded in one region of Megalops cyprinoides isolate fMegCyp1 chromosome 14, fMegCyp1.pri, whole genome shotgun sequence:
- the LOC118789541 gene encoding M-phase phosphoprotein 8-like isoform X1 yields the protein MEQTATGAERSDPGDSEQDEEEDVYEVERIIDMRVEEGEVLYRVRWKNYTSDDDTWEPEAHLEDCREVLLAYRKKVAESKPKKDLAVKLPMKSDLFDADSESEDEKRDASPPKKKKKKKKSKEAIVDLSPEAHRKEKKKEKKKWKQERALPAPESDGTVSEEEESAPAAPAPPLPPAPPRSQKRAIESEDKEEAPVTPKKHKKDKPKDGGKQKKDKGKDGGKLRKDSGEGKKRKDHRKELDSTEDEEEEEEEEEEGSTNAEGELCEAPWESPKMPTDMADTESWEPPEGTPATPANPAEKQGEEAESAKAKQKKNRVGLKLQGIRELIQEKKGKKSPPPQKETAQQKLKSLMSSKSASKSHSKVPRSGAEDEPALLSSDSSEAAAVGSVKRKNKSKAKEAAAQRASSSPSSSTGATAKEDDANAKVKDPSSSSSSSWPGKQEDAMEKDQPVSTNLFEKFLLNCEAKDRVPRRQSVHAPPMESRAEQAKTTTPKTPGKTEKKGKTSKESPVQKLEQDRTEKAKRETKSSEAPRPVQSPSAQETEERQERRVSTDSLTDRRGKTDMERGRADELTESRAAGDPLERKAEAKEKREESRERREEPQEKKDESRERREEPREKKDEPREKKDEPRERRERPEETRGGRWEKKAPGVASPEPADDAAAAAGRWKERRRRRDGSEPHLYVGCDDNQEPQDLLGNADRTLDRGQASLNLGVDLKLDWMTLEDFQKHLNGEDEILSAATITPSELRDAVKTGDYIAVKLALNSKEDYNLDQEDSSGMSLAMLAAAGGQDDILRLLIKKGVKVNGRQKNGTTALMHAAEKNFLTTVAILLEAGACVNAQTLGGETALMKACKRGNADVVRLLLEYGADCNILSKHQNNALHFAKLSNNVTVYDYVKDHMNTLSSVAEETIRAYFETRLALLEPVFPLACHRLCEGPDFSLEFNYKPPPHSPAEGSGILLFIFHANFLSEITARLCGPCSVHAVVLNDKFQLPIFLDSHFIYSFSPVQGLNKLFIRLAESPTAKVKLLICAYRVQLQ from the exons ATGGAGCAAACGGCAACGGGGGCTGAAAGGTCCGATCCCGGAGACAGCGAacaggacgaggaggaggatgTGTACGAAGTGGAGAGGATTATTGACATGCGAGTGGAGGAG GGGGAGGTCCTGTACCGTGTTCGCTGGAAGAACTACACGTCGGACGATGACACCTGGGAGCCCGAGGCCCACCTGGAGGACTGCAGGGAGGTGCTGCTGGCCTACAGGAAAAAGGTGGCGGAGAGCAAGCCCAAGAAAGACCTGGCTGTG AAGCTGCCCATGAAGAGCGACCTCTTCGATGCCGACTCGGAGAGCGAGGACGAAAAGAGGGACGCGTCGCCtccaaagaagaagaagaaaaagaagaaatcaaaGGAAGCGATTGTGGACCTCTCGCCTGAAGCGCacaggaaggagaagaagaaggagaagaagaagtgGAAGCAGGAGAGGGCGCTGCCGGCGCCGGAGTCTGACGGGACGGTgtcggaggaggaggagagcgccCCCGCCGCGccggccccgcccctgcccccagccccgccccgcagCCAGAAGAGGGCCATCGAGTCGGAGGACAAGGAGGAGGCGCCCGTCACGCCCAAGAAACACAAGAAAGACAAGCCCAAAGATGGAGGCAAGCAGAAGAAAGACAAGGGCAAAGATGGAGGCAAGCTGAGGAAGGACAGCGGAGAGGGCAAGAAGAGGAAGGATCACCGAAAGGAGCTGGACTCCAccgaggatgaggaggaggaggaagaggaggaggaggaagggtcTACCAATGCAGAAGGGGAACTCTGTGAAGCGCCGTGGGAGTCTCCCAAAATGCCGACGGACATGGCAGACACCGAGAGCTGGGAGCCCCCCGAGGGGacccccgccacccccgccAATCCGGCGGagaagcagggggaggaggcagagtCTGCGAAGGCCAAGCAGAAGAAGAACAGGGTGGGGCTTAAGCTGCAGGGCATCAGAGAGCTCATCCAGGAGAAGAAGGGCAAGAAGTCCCCGCCCCCTCAAAAGGAGACCGCCCAGCAGAAGCTCAAGAGCCTGATGAGCTCCAAGAGCGCCAGCAAGAGCCACAGCAAGGTCCCCCGCAGCGGCGCCGAGGACGAGCCcgccctcctctcctcagactCCAGCGAGGCCGCCGCCGTCGGCTCCGTCAAGAGGAAGAACAAGAGCAAAGCCAAGGAGGCTGCCGCCCAGAgggcctcttcctctccctcctcctcaacCGGCGCCACCGCCAAGGAGGACGATGCCAACGCGAAGGTCAAAgacccttcctcctcctcctcctcctcatggCCAGGAAAGCAGGAGGACGCCATGGAAAAGGACCAGCCGGTCTCCACCAACCTGTTCGAGAAGTTCCTGCTGAACTGTGAGGCCAAGGACCGGGTTCCAAGGCGACAGTCCGTTCATGCCCCGCCCATGGAGAGCAGAGCCGAGCAGGCGAAGACCACCACGCCAAAG ACCCCGGGGAAGAcggagaaaaaggggaaaaccTCGAAGGAGTCGCCGGTTCAGAAACTGGAGCAGGACAGGACGGAGAAGGCCAAGCGGGAGACCAAGAGCTCGGAGG CTCCACGGCCAGTGCAGAGCCCCTCTGcccaggagacagaggagaggcaggagaggagggtgaGTACGGACAGCCTTACGGACAGGCGAGGGAAGACGGACATGGAGCGGGGAAGAGCCGATGAGCTAACAGAGTCCAGGGCGGCCGGAGACCCCCtggagaggaaggcagaggctaaagaaaagagggaggagtcgagggagaggagggaggagccACAAGAAAAGAAGGACGAGTCacgagagaggagggaggagccACGCGAGAAGAAGGACGAGCCGAGGGAAAAGAAGGACGAACCgcgggagaggagggagaggcccGAGGAGACGCGGGGAGGTCGGTGGGAGAAGAAGGCGCCCGGGGTGGCGTCTCCCGAGCCGGCGGACGAcgcggcggcggcggccggGAGGTGGAAGGAGCGGAGGAGAAGGCGGGACGGCAGCGAGCCGCACCTTTACGTCGGCTGCGACGACAATCAGGAACCTCAGGACCTGCTGGGGAATGCCGACAGGACCCTGG acagggggcagGCTTCCCTGAACCTCGGGGTGGATCTCAAGCTGGACTGGATGACACTGGAGGACTTCCAGAAACACTTAAACGGAGAGGATGAGATTCTCTCTGCTGCAACTATAACTCCCA GTGAACTCCGGGACGCAGTGAAAACTGGAGACTACATTGCAGTGAAGCTTGCACTCAATTCCAAAGAGGACTACAATCTGGACCAGGAG gactCGAGCGGGATGTCTCTGGCCATGCTGGCGGCGGCGGGGGGGCAGGACGACATCCTGCGGCTGCTGATTAAGAAGGGGGTGAAGGTGAACGGCCGGCAGAAGAACGGCACCACCGCGCTCATGCACGCTGCTGAGAAG AACTTCCTGACGACGGTGGCCATCCTGCTCGAGGCAGGGGCTTGTGTCAACGCACAGACGCTGGGCGGAGAGACGGCGCTCATGAAG GCTTGCAAGAGGGGGAACGCTGATGTAGTGCGCCTCCTGCTGGAGTACGGGGCGGACTGCAACATCCTGTCCAAGCACCAGAACAACGCCCTACACTTCGCCAAGCTCAGCAACAACGTGACGGTGTACGACTACGTCAAGGACCACATGAACAC gTTGTCGAGCGTGGCGGAGGAGACGATCCGGGCGTACTTCGAAACGCGGCTGGCCCTGCTGGAGCCCGTGTTCCCCCTGGCCTGTCACAGACTCTGCGAGGGGCCCGACTTCTCCCTGGAGTTCAACTACAAACCTCCCCCACACAGCCCTGCTGAAG ggTCAGGGAttctcctcttcatcttccACGCTAACTTCCTGAGCGAGATCACAGCCCGGCTCTGTGGCCCCTGCAGCGTCCATGCTGTGGTGCTCAACGACAAGTTCCAGCTGCCCATCTTCCTG GACAGCCACTTCATCTATTCCTTCAGCCCCGTGCAGGGCCTCAACAAACTCTTCATACGGCTGGCGGAGTCCCCCACGGCCAAG GTCAAGCTGCTGATCTGCGCATACAGagtgcagctgcagtga
- the LOC118789541 gene encoding M-phase phosphoprotein 8-like isoform X2, translating to MEQTATGAERSDPGDSEQDEEEDVYEVERIIDMRVEEGEVLYRVRWKNYTSDDDTWEPEAHLEDCREVLLAYRKKVAESKPKKDLAVLPMKSDLFDADSESEDEKRDASPPKKKKKKKKSKEAIVDLSPEAHRKEKKKEKKKWKQERALPAPESDGTVSEEEESAPAAPAPPLPPAPPRSQKRAIESEDKEEAPVTPKKHKKDKPKDGGKQKKDKGKDGGKLRKDSGEGKKRKDHRKELDSTEDEEEEEEEEEEGSTNAEGELCEAPWESPKMPTDMADTESWEPPEGTPATPANPAEKQGEEAESAKAKQKKNRVGLKLQGIRELIQEKKGKKSPPPQKETAQQKLKSLMSSKSASKSHSKVPRSGAEDEPALLSSDSSEAAAVGSVKRKNKSKAKEAAAQRASSSPSSSTGATAKEDDANAKVKDPSSSSSSSWPGKQEDAMEKDQPVSTNLFEKFLLNCEAKDRVPRRQSVHAPPMESRAEQAKTTTPKTPGKTEKKGKTSKESPVQKLEQDRTEKAKRETKSSEAPRPVQSPSAQETEERQERRVSTDSLTDRRGKTDMERGRADELTESRAAGDPLERKAEAKEKREESRERREEPQEKKDESRERREEPREKKDEPREKKDEPRERRERPEETRGGRWEKKAPGVASPEPADDAAAAAGRWKERRRRRDGSEPHLYVGCDDNQEPQDLLGNADRTLDRGQASLNLGVDLKLDWMTLEDFQKHLNGEDEILSAATITPSELRDAVKTGDYIAVKLALNSKEDYNLDQEDSSGMSLAMLAAAGGQDDILRLLIKKGVKVNGRQKNGTTALMHAAEKNFLTTVAILLEAGACVNAQTLGGETALMKACKRGNADVVRLLLEYGADCNILSKHQNNALHFAKLSNNVTVYDYVKDHMNTLSSVAEETIRAYFETRLALLEPVFPLACHRLCEGPDFSLEFNYKPPPHSPAEGSGILLFIFHANFLSEITARLCGPCSVHAVVLNDKFQLPIFLDSHFIYSFSPVQGLNKLFIRLAESPTAKVKLLICAYRVQLQ from the exons ATGGAGCAAACGGCAACGGGGGCTGAAAGGTCCGATCCCGGAGACAGCGAacaggacgaggaggaggatgTGTACGAAGTGGAGAGGATTATTGACATGCGAGTGGAGGAG GGGGAGGTCCTGTACCGTGTTCGCTGGAAGAACTACACGTCGGACGATGACACCTGGGAGCCCGAGGCCCACCTGGAGGACTGCAGGGAGGTGCTGCTGGCCTACAGGAAAAAGGTGGCGGAGAGCAAGCCCAAGAAAGACCTGGCTGTG CTGCCCATGAAGAGCGACCTCTTCGATGCCGACTCGGAGAGCGAGGACGAAAAGAGGGACGCGTCGCCtccaaagaagaagaagaaaaagaagaaatcaaaGGAAGCGATTGTGGACCTCTCGCCTGAAGCGCacaggaaggagaagaagaaggagaagaagaagtgGAAGCAGGAGAGGGCGCTGCCGGCGCCGGAGTCTGACGGGACGGTgtcggaggaggaggagagcgccCCCGCCGCGccggccccgcccctgcccccagccccgccccgcagCCAGAAGAGGGCCATCGAGTCGGAGGACAAGGAGGAGGCGCCCGTCACGCCCAAGAAACACAAGAAAGACAAGCCCAAAGATGGAGGCAAGCAGAAGAAAGACAAGGGCAAAGATGGAGGCAAGCTGAGGAAGGACAGCGGAGAGGGCAAGAAGAGGAAGGATCACCGAAAGGAGCTGGACTCCAccgaggatgaggaggaggaggaagaggaggaggaggaagggtcTACCAATGCAGAAGGGGAACTCTGTGAAGCGCCGTGGGAGTCTCCCAAAATGCCGACGGACATGGCAGACACCGAGAGCTGGGAGCCCCCCGAGGGGacccccgccacccccgccAATCCGGCGGagaagcagggggaggaggcagagtCTGCGAAGGCCAAGCAGAAGAAGAACAGGGTGGGGCTTAAGCTGCAGGGCATCAGAGAGCTCATCCAGGAGAAGAAGGGCAAGAAGTCCCCGCCCCCTCAAAAGGAGACCGCCCAGCAGAAGCTCAAGAGCCTGATGAGCTCCAAGAGCGCCAGCAAGAGCCACAGCAAGGTCCCCCGCAGCGGCGCCGAGGACGAGCCcgccctcctctcctcagactCCAGCGAGGCCGCCGCCGTCGGCTCCGTCAAGAGGAAGAACAAGAGCAAAGCCAAGGAGGCTGCCGCCCAGAgggcctcttcctctccctcctcctcaacCGGCGCCACCGCCAAGGAGGACGATGCCAACGCGAAGGTCAAAgacccttcctcctcctcctcctcctcatggCCAGGAAAGCAGGAGGACGCCATGGAAAAGGACCAGCCGGTCTCCACCAACCTGTTCGAGAAGTTCCTGCTGAACTGTGAGGCCAAGGACCGGGTTCCAAGGCGACAGTCCGTTCATGCCCCGCCCATGGAGAGCAGAGCCGAGCAGGCGAAGACCACCACGCCAAAG ACCCCGGGGAAGAcggagaaaaaggggaaaaccTCGAAGGAGTCGCCGGTTCAGAAACTGGAGCAGGACAGGACGGAGAAGGCCAAGCGGGAGACCAAGAGCTCGGAGG CTCCACGGCCAGTGCAGAGCCCCTCTGcccaggagacagaggagaggcaggagaggagggtgaGTACGGACAGCCTTACGGACAGGCGAGGGAAGACGGACATGGAGCGGGGAAGAGCCGATGAGCTAACAGAGTCCAGGGCGGCCGGAGACCCCCtggagaggaaggcagaggctaaagaaaagagggaggagtcgagggagaggagggaggagccACAAGAAAAGAAGGACGAGTCacgagagaggagggaggagccACGCGAGAAGAAGGACGAGCCGAGGGAAAAGAAGGACGAACCgcgggagaggagggagaggcccGAGGAGACGCGGGGAGGTCGGTGGGAGAAGAAGGCGCCCGGGGTGGCGTCTCCCGAGCCGGCGGACGAcgcggcggcggcggccggGAGGTGGAAGGAGCGGAGGAGAAGGCGGGACGGCAGCGAGCCGCACCTTTACGTCGGCTGCGACGACAATCAGGAACCTCAGGACCTGCTGGGGAATGCCGACAGGACCCTGG acagggggcagGCTTCCCTGAACCTCGGGGTGGATCTCAAGCTGGACTGGATGACACTGGAGGACTTCCAGAAACACTTAAACGGAGAGGATGAGATTCTCTCTGCTGCAACTATAACTCCCA GTGAACTCCGGGACGCAGTGAAAACTGGAGACTACATTGCAGTGAAGCTTGCACTCAATTCCAAAGAGGACTACAATCTGGACCAGGAG gactCGAGCGGGATGTCTCTGGCCATGCTGGCGGCGGCGGGGGGGCAGGACGACATCCTGCGGCTGCTGATTAAGAAGGGGGTGAAGGTGAACGGCCGGCAGAAGAACGGCACCACCGCGCTCATGCACGCTGCTGAGAAG AACTTCCTGACGACGGTGGCCATCCTGCTCGAGGCAGGGGCTTGTGTCAACGCACAGACGCTGGGCGGAGAGACGGCGCTCATGAAG GCTTGCAAGAGGGGGAACGCTGATGTAGTGCGCCTCCTGCTGGAGTACGGGGCGGACTGCAACATCCTGTCCAAGCACCAGAACAACGCCCTACACTTCGCCAAGCTCAGCAACAACGTGACGGTGTACGACTACGTCAAGGACCACATGAACAC gTTGTCGAGCGTGGCGGAGGAGACGATCCGGGCGTACTTCGAAACGCGGCTGGCCCTGCTGGAGCCCGTGTTCCCCCTGGCCTGTCACAGACTCTGCGAGGGGCCCGACTTCTCCCTGGAGTTCAACTACAAACCTCCCCCACACAGCCCTGCTGAAG ggTCAGGGAttctcctcttcatcttccACGCTAACTTCCTGAGCGAGATCACAGCCCGGCTCTGTGGCCCCTGCAGCGTCCATGCTGTGGTGCTCAACGACAAGTTCCAGCTGCCCATCTTCCTG GACAGCCACTTCATCTATTCCTTCAGCCCCGTGCAGGGCCTCAACAAACTCTTCATACGGCTGGCGGAGTCCCCCACGGCCAAG GTCAAGCTGCTGATCTGCGCATACAGagtgcagctgcagtga